The Pseudomonas sp. Marseille-Q3773 DNA window GCGATGGTGAATCCTCACTATGCGCCGTCAGGCCAGCCAGTCAAGGCTGAGCAGCAGTCGCCCCTGCTGCCCCGGCGGCGAACGATGCACCAAGCCAGCGCCTTCGTTGCCCTGCCACTTCTCGCCCTTGAGCAGCGCTACGTCGCCTGGTTGCAGACGCTGAATGTTATCCACAGGAGGCTGCGCGGTGGGTAGATCCAGGCCCTCACTCGCCTGCCGGGGCACCCATTCGGTCCCCGGCCCAGGGTGGGTGGAAAGCAAGCGCAGCGGCACTTTACCCACAGGGAGGCGGGGGCACAGGGCCCCCGCCAATACACGGAGGCGTAATCCGACCCGCCGTGCGCCAACCAGGCAGGTATAGGCCGCGACCAGCCAGTTCACATCGGCGACGAATGCTTCATAGCCGTGCAGATCCGCTGTTTCACGCAAAAGCTCGGGCAATACCGGCATGTGCTGCTCGTCGACGTCAATTACCCGCTGGTCCGCCAAACACAGGCCAAGGCTAACGGCAAGAGCGGCAAAGTCTTCCAACTGCGCCGGCAAGCGTCGACGCCATACAGCCAGGTTGACGCCGTCCTGCAGCACGTCGGTCAGCACCTGGGGCGTCTCACCGAAGGCCTGAAAGATATCCACAGATTTGCGTACGGGGATCACGCTGCAACCTCCTCCTGCCAAGGACCGAACGGGTCGGGCAGGCGCAACCAGCCCATGGGTCCCAGGGCCATCTCCTCGTCGGTCAACAAGCATGCATCGAGTGCTGTGGATAATTCAGCGAAATCGATATTTTGCCCGATGAACACCAGCTCCTGGCGGCAGTCACCGCTTTCGGCAGTCCAGTGGTCAAGGATCGCCGCGGTGTTATCCACATCCTGCGGCCACTGTTCGCGGGGAACGAAGCGCCACCAGCGCCCCGCCAGTCCGTGGCGCATCATGCCACCCGCTTGCGACCAGCTACCGGCCTCCTGGAACTTGCTGGCCAACCAGAAAAAGCCTTTTGAACGTAGTAGCCGGCCATTGCTCCAGGGCGTGTGGATAAAGTCGAAAAAGCGCTGTGGATGAAGCGGCCGCCGAGCCTGCCAGGTGGTGGCCGCGATACCGTACTCTTCTGTTTCAGGTACGTGTTCGCCGCGCAGTTCCTGGAGCCAGCCAGGAGCCTGGGCGGCCTGGTCGAAGTCGAACAGGCCGGTATCGAGGATACGCGCCAGCGGGACCTGGCCCATGATCATCGGTATGATCTGCGCTCGCGCGTTAAGGCTACGCAGGATCGCCATGAGCTCTTCGCGCTGGTGCTGGCTGATCAGGTCGATCTTGCTCAACAACAACACATCGGCGAACTCGACCTGTTCGATAAGCAGGTCGCTGATCGAACGCTCGTCCTCTTCACCCAGGGTCTCGCCACGGCTGGCCAGGCTGTCGGCGGCCTGGTAATCACGCATGAAGTTCAGGCCATCGACCACAGTAACCATGGTGTCCAGCCGCGCCATGTCGGAAAGGCTGCGGCCCTGTTCGTCGCGAAAGGTAAAGGTCTCGGCCACAGGCAGCGGCTCGGAGATTCCAGTGGACTCGATCAGCAGATAATCGAACCGACCTTCCCCGGCGAGCCGCGCCACCTCCTCGAGCAGGTCTTCACGCAACGTGCAGCAGATACAGCCATTGCTCATCTCCACCAACTTTTCTTCAGCACGGTTGAGGCTGACATTGCGCTGCACCTCGCTGGCGTCGATGTTGATTTCGCTCATGTCATTGACGATGACCGCGACCCGCAGGTTGTCGCGGTTGCGCAGCACATGGTTGAGCAATGTGCTCTTGCCGGCGCCAAGGAAGCCGGACAGCACGGTAACAGGGAGACGATTGGACATGGCAAACCTCTTCAGGCGAAGCGCATTCGAAACGATGCATTGCATAATGTTATAAAGTAACAATACAATTTCGCCAAGCCGTTCTTGACGACATGTGCTGACAAAAGGATGGAAATGAAACTGCTACGCGCCTCGGTGTTGCTATTGCTTGCGCTGCCCACCACCTCGCTGCTCGCCCTGCCACAGGGCGGCTCGTTGGCGCTGTGTACCCGCAGCGCGACGCTGCTCGCCTGTCAGGATGGCAAGGGCAGTTTCTATAGCGTTCGCAGCGAAGGCAGCGTCTTTTACCTCCGGGGTTATGACTCCGACAGCCGCCGCCTTTGGGCACAGACCAACAGCCGCTACGGCACGTTGACCTTTTTTACCGGCCTGGCCAGCGATGGCGAAGCCTGGGTGGGTTACAGCCGACGCATCGGCTGGACCACCGTTAACCGCGTGTCCAGTTCCAGTGGGCAACGCTTCAACCTGCATTGCAGCCTGGTCGCCGGCTGCCGTTGAAACCCCATTTGTTTGGAATGCCAGATGACCCAGCTCAAGCTCCCCGACATTGCTACCCAGACCCAGGAATACGCCTTGCCTTTGGACTGGGTGGGGATGTGCGGAATCGCCTTGCCGGTCCACTTCGAAGGACACCGAACGGCGGCTACGGTTGATGCTGGCGTAAGCCTCGTGGATGGCAGCTCACGTGGTATCCATATGTCACGGCTATACCTAGCCCTGGAGGCCCTGGAACACCAGCCTCTTACAACGCTTGCCATTCGCCAGCTACTGTCTGGTTTCCTTAACAGCCATGAAGGGCTGTCCGCAGCAGCCTATCTGCGCCTGCGCTTTGAGCATCTGCTGAAAAGGCCTGCGCTGGTCAGCCCTTTGCACGGCTGGAAAGCCTATCCCGTAACGGTCGATGCAAGGATCGAGGAAGAAATGTTCCACGTGGAACTATCCGTTTCCATTCCTTACTCTTCGACCTGCCCATGCTCGGCTGCGCTTGCACGGCAGCTGATCCAGCATCAGTTCCAGGCAGACTTCCCCACCACGCCGGTCGACAAGGCTGCAGTGTTACAGTGGCTTGGCAGCGCCGGGGGCATCGTCGCGACACCCCACAGCCAACGCAGTAACGCGCACATCCAGGTGAGGCTACGCAGCGGACAGCAGCAGCTGCCAATCACCGAACTGATCGATCGCATGGAAGCGAGCCTGGGGACAGCGGTACAGACCGCAGTCAAGCGTGCCGATGAACAAGCGTTCGCCTTGGCCAATGGCCAGAACCTGATGTTCTGTGAAGACGCCGCTCGGCGTTTGCATAAGGCGTTGCGACAAGTTGAATGGAGCACAGCTTTCAAACTGCGCGTGGAACATGGAGAAAGCCTGCACGCCCACGATGCTGTCGCGTCCAGCCAGTGGCAGTGGGATATCAGCTACGCGGCTTGACCGAACCGCAGTCACTCCCCAACCACACGGCACGGGTATTCATACTGCCTTGCTGCTGCACCCCCGAAGCGTTGAACGTGCCGTTCACCTGGGTAGTGAACTCGCGGTCGCTGAGGAACGTCGCCTGGCCAGTGCCCTGTGCTCTGGGGCAACTGAACTGGAACTTCCACACGTTGCCAGTGCGGTCGGTAATCTTCTGAGTGCAACCTGACTTAGGGTCCTGCAGCGGGATGTCGTTGGTTGCCACTTGCTCTGGCGTCAAGCAAGAACGCACCCCCTTACCACCCACAGTCACCCCCTGCTTGGCCAGCACGCCTTCCATCATTGCGCGCTGTTCCGGTGGCAGGTTCTTCAACTGGCCGAGCATGAACTCCATGTCGGGTAACGGCTTGCCATCGACCTGCATGTTGCTGGTGGTCAGCTCCCACAAACCTGGCTGCAGCATTTGCGCATGCACCAACGGGCTGCTCATAGCTAGGGCCAACGCCAACAGTGGCAGACGAATCTTCATGGACGAACGCTCCTGGAAAAAAGCCGGTCAACCGAACCGGGCTGAGCCTTAGACGCCAAAACCACCTTCAGGTTGCAAGGCGGAGCGGGAACGTGTTCTGTTACACAAGTGTACTCGGCAAGCAGGATGCATATGGATTACCACAGCCCCTACTTCTTCGGTTATCTACTCGGCCTGATCCACCTGCTGGGTATCGTCGCCGCACTACATGCACTGTTCACCGTGCGCACTGCCCAAGGCGCAATTGCCTGGGCCATGCCGCTGTTCTTCATTCCCTACCTCACCTTGATTCCCTACCTGGTTTTCGGTGCGCGCTCGTTCTATGCCTACATCAAGGCCAGGCGCCAGGCCAACCAGGAAATGCACGTTGCCATGGCCAACCTCAACTGGCGGCCATGGGTAGAAGAGGCCCTCACTGCCCGCGAGTCGGAAAGCTACGCAGCCTTGCGTGCCATGCCCAAGCTTGGCCGCATGCCCTGCCTGGCCAACAACCAGGTGAAGCTGCTGATCGATGGGAAAGCGACGTTCGATGCCATATTCACTGCCATCGAGAACGCCCGCGACGTGGTGCTGGTCCAGTTCTTCATCATTCATGACGACAGCCTTGGTAATGCACTGCAGCAATTACTGCTGCGCAAGGCTGCCGAAGGCGTGCAGATATTCGTCCTGTACGACCGGGTCGGCAGCCATGCCCTGCCGGCCAGCTACAGTCAGGTCCTGCGCGAAGGCGGCGTACAGATCCATGCCTTCGCCACTCGCCGTGGCTGGTTCAACCGCTTCCAGGTGAACTTTCGCAACCACCGCAAGATCGTGGTGGTGGATGGCCTGCTCGGTTTCGTCGGCGGCCACAACGTGGGCGATGAATACCTGGGCGAGCACCCGCAGCTCTCGCCCTGGCGCGATACCCATGTGCAGATCACCGGGCCAGTGCTGGCTTGCCTGCAAGAGTCGTTCGCCGAGGATTGGTATTGGGCCACGCGTCAGCTGCCGCCGCTGATCCTGCCGGACGCCTACCCGGACGACGGCGTGCTCTGCCAGGCCTTGGCAAGCGGTCCGGCCGACCCACAGGAAACCTGCTCGCTGTTCTTCATCGAAGCGATTCATTCAGCCTCCCGGCGAGTGTGGATCACCAGCCCGTACTTCATCCCCGACGAAGCGGTATTCGCCGCGTTGCGCCTGGCGGTACTGCGGGGGGTCGATGTCCGCGTGTTGATACCGTCACGCCCCGATCACCGCATTGTCTATGCCGCCTCCAGCCTGTTTGCCTTCGAAGCGGTGCGTGCTGGGGTGCGCATGTTCCGCTACCAACCCGGCTTCCTGCACCAGAAGGTGGTGCTGGTGGATGACGAGATCAGCGCGATCGGCAGTGCCAACCTGGATAACCGCTCGTTCCGCCTGAACTTCGAAATCACGCTCCTGACGGTAGACCGCAGCTTCGCCGATCAGGTGGAGAGCATGCTGATCAATGACTTTGAACAGGCTCGGGAAATCACTGCAGAGGACAGTCGTGACACTCATCGGCTACAGCAATTGGGGATGCGGATTGCGCGGCTGATTTCGCCGATTCTGTAACGAGTGGGCGCAGTTTCCGCTGCGCGTCGCGGACCTTGCGGGAACGGGTTTACCCATAATTGCGCCGGGACCATCACTGGCGCATTCACGGGTAAACCCGCCCCACAGTGAAGTAGGGAAGGTCAGCGATAAAGGTCTTCACGCGTCCACGGCAGGTCGTGATGCCCATCGGCGTATGGCTTCACTGCCAGAATCTGGTGAAGGTTGATCCAGCCCTTTTCAAAGGCGTAGGCACACCCGGCCAGGTACAGGCGCCAGATGCGCAAGGTCTTCTCAGGCACCAGGTCCGCTGCCTTGTGCAACTGGTTTTCCAGGTTCTCGCTCCAGTGGTGCAAGGTCTTGGCGTAGTGCAGACGCAAGCTTTCCACGTCTACCACTTCCAACCCCGCTTCACAGATACTGGCACTGATCATCGACAGGTGTGGCAGTTCTCCATGAGGGAACACATAGCGGTCGATGAAGTCGCCAGCGCCACGCCCGACCGGACGGCCATCGACGTGCTTGGCGGTGATGCCATGGTTCATCACCAGGCCCCCTTCCCTCACGGCACCGAACAGCTTCTGGCAGTACAGCGCCAGGTTGGCGTGGCCCACATGCTCGAACATGCCAACGCTGACCACCTTGTCGAAGCGGCCGTCCTGCGGCAGGTCACGGTAGTCGAGAATCTTCAGTTCGACCTTGCCGTCGAGGCCTTCTGCCTTGACACGCTCCTGGCCGAGCTTCAGTTGCTCCTTGCTCAAGGTGATGCCGAACACCTTGGCGCCATATTCCCGGGCAGCGAAACGCGCCAGCCCACCCCAGCCACAGCCTACGTCGAGCAGATAGTCGCCGACGTCCAGGCGCAGCTTGCGACACAAGTGATCGAACTTGTCCTGCTGCGCCTGATCGAGCGTGTTGTCCGGCTCGCGGAAGTAGGCGCACGAATAGGCCATGTCCTGATCCAGCCACAACTGGTAGAACGCGTTGGAAACGTCATAGTGGTAGGAAATGGCTTCGGCGTCGGTGCTCTTGTCGTGGGCTTGCCGTTGCGGTGGCGCCTCATCCTCCTCGGTCAGCAACGCTTCGCTCAGCTCATCGCACACGCGTATGGCTTCACCGATATCCCCTTCCAGCTCCAGCTTGCCCTCGACGAATGCCGTGCCCAGCTGGTCCATGCTTGGGTGGCTCAACTGGCTGATCAGCTGTGGTTCCTTGACCAGAATGGTGACCTGCGGGCTGGGCCCCAGATCGAACTGGTTACCGTCCCACAGTTTCAGCCGCAGCGGCAGATGCAGGCCCTGCAGTGCCGGTGGAAGTTGCGCAAGCATGAACGACCCTCCTGTCCGTATTTGGCCACGACGCCTGAAATTTCGAACGTCGCCGGAACAGAGTAGTTCATTCGTGGGATGTTTCCTTTTTACGAGACCATGGTCTAGAACCAACTGATCCTGTCCCGCTAGCAGATTGTATACAATTTTTGCAGCTCAGCTTAACCTTGTGCCCCTCTCGCGCTTCTTCATCCTGGAGTTGAACCCATGAAATCCTATGACGTGGTGATCATCGGCGGCGGCCCTGGCGGCTACAACGCAGCCATCCGTGCCGGCCAGCTGGGCCTCAGCGTCGCCTGCGTGGAAGGCCGCTCGACCCTCGGCGGCACCTGCCTGAACGTGGGCTGCATGCCTTCCAAGGCACTGCTGCACGCGTCCGAGCTTTACGAAGCCGCCAGCGGTAGCGAATTCGCCCACCTCGGTATCGAGGTGAAGCCTAACCTCAACCTCGCCCAGATGATGAAACAGAAGGACGAGAGCGTGACCGGCCTGACCAAGGGCATCGAGTACCTGTTCCGCAAGAACAAGGTCGACTGGATCAAGGGCTGGGGTCGCCTGGATGGCGTTGGCAAGGTCGTGGTCAAGGCCGAGGACGGCAGCGAAACTGCATTACAGGCCAAGGACATCGTGATTGCCACTGGCTCCGAGCCGACGCCGTTGCCAGGCGTGACCATCGACAACCAGCGCATCATCGACTCGACCGGCGCACTGTCGCTGCCACAGGTACCCAAGCACCTGGTCGTCATCGGTGCCGGCGTCATCGGCCTCGAGCTGGGTTCGGTATGGCGACGCCTGGGCAGCCAGGTCACGGTCATTGAATACCTCGACCGCATCTGCCCGGGCACCGACGAAGAAACCGCCAAGACCCTGCAGAAGGCATTGGCCAAGCAAGGCATGGTGTTCAAGCTGGGCAGCAAGGTGACCCAGGCCAACGCCAGCGCCGAAGGCGTCAGCCTGACCCTGGAGCCTGCGGCCGGCGGCCACGCAGAAACGCTGCAGGCCGACTACGTACTGGTCGCCATCGGCCGCCGCCCTTATACCCAAGGGCTGAACCTGGAAAGCGTGGGCCTGGCAACCGACAAGCGCGGCATGCTCGGCAACGACCACCACCGCACGTCTGTGCCCGGCATCTGGGTGATTGGCGACGTCACTTCTGGCCCGATGCTGGCGCACAAGGCCGAAGACGAAGCGGTGGCCTGCATCGAACGCATCGCCGGCAAGCCTCACGAGGTCAACTACAACCTCATCCCGGGTGTGATCTACACGCGTCCGGAGCTGGCCAGCGTGGGCAAGACCGAAGAGCAGCTCAAGGCCGAAGGCCGTGCCTACAAGGTCGGCAAGTTCCCTTTCACGGCGAACAGCCGTGCCAAGATCAACCATGAGACCGAAGGTTTCGCCAAGGTCATCGCTGATGCCCAGACCGATGAAGTGCTGGGTGTGCACCTGGTGGGACCGAGTGTCAGCGAGATGATTGGTGAGTTCTGCGTGGCCATGGAGTTCTCGGCCTCGGCAGAGGACATTGCCCTCACCTGCCACCCCCACCCGACCCGCTCCGAGGCCTTGCGCCAGGCAGCGATGAATGTGGATGGGATGGCGATGCAGATCTGAGGCAGGACTGCGGAGGGCTGCATTGCAGCCCTTTCGCGACACAAGGCCGCTATGGCCATGGTTGGCCTGAGCGGCCTTGTGGCTTGGGGTGGCCGGGGCAACCAGAGCATTGCTCGCCCCGGCTTGCGCCTTACTCGACCGTAACCGACTTCGCCAGGTTCCGCGGCTGGTCCACGTCGGTGCCCTTGAGCACGGCCACATAGTAAGACAGCAGCTGCAGCGGAATGGTGTAAAGGATCGGTGCCAGGGCGTCCGCAATGTGCGGCACCTTGATCACGTGGGTACCTTCGCCGTTGGTCATGCCAGCCTGTTCGTCGGCGAACACCACCAGCTCCCCCCCTCGCGCACGCACTTCCTGCAGGTTGGATTTCAGCTTTTCCAGCAGTTCATTGTTCGGCGCCACGGTGACCACGGGCATGTCGTTGTCCACCAGGGCCAACGGGCCGTGTTTCAGCTCGCCTGCCGGGTAGGCTTCGGCGTGGATGTAGGAGATTTCCTTGAGCTTGAGCGCACCTTCCATGGCTACCGGGTATTGCGCACCGCGGCCGAGGAACAGGGTGTGGTGCTTGTCGGCGAACAGTTCGGCGATTTTCTCGACGGTTGCATCCATGGCCAAGGCTTCCCCCAGGCGGGCCGGCAGGCGGCGCAGCTCCTCTACCAGCCCGGCTTCCACGCCGGCTTCCAGGGTACCCCGCACCTGGCCCAGGGCCAGGGTCAGCAGCATCAGCGATACCAGCTGGGTGGTGAAGGCCTTGGTCGACGCCACGCCGATTTCCGGGCCAGCCAGGGTCAGCAGGGTCAGGTCCGACTCACGTACCAGCGAGCTGATGCCCACGTTGCAGATTGCCAGGCTGCCGAGGAAGCCCAGCTCCTTGGCGTTACGCAGCGCGGCCAGGGTATCGGCGGTTTCACCGGATTGCGAGATGGAGACGAATAGCGTGTCTGGCTGCACCACTACCTTGCGGTAGCGGAACTCGCTGGCCACTTCGACCTGGCACGGGATGCCGGCCAGGCTTTCCAGCCAGTAACGGGCGACCATGCCAGCGTGATAACTGGTACCGCAGGCAACGATCTGCACGTTGCGCACCTTGGCGAACAGGTCGGCAGCCTGTGGGCCGAAGGCCTGGACCATCACGCTGTCCTTGCCCAGGCGGCCTTCCAGGGTACGCTGCACCACGCTTGGCTGCTCGTGGATTTCCTTGAGCATGAAGTGACGGTAGGTCCCCTTGTCGGCGGCTTCGGCGCCTTCGTGGTATTGCACGGTTTCGCGCTGAACCTTGCGGCCTTCCTGGTCCCAGATGGAAACCTGGTCACGGCGGATTTCGGCGATGTCACCCTCTTCCAGGTACATGAAGCGGTCGGTGACCTGGCGCAGGGCCAGCTGGTCGGAGGCCAGGAAGTTTTCACCCAGGCCCAGGCCGATGACCAGCGGGCTGCCGCTACGGGCTGCTACCAGGCGGTCAGGCTGGCTGGCACTGATCAGCGCCAGGCCATAGGCACCATGCAGGCGCTTCACAGCGGCCTTCAGCGCGTCGGTCAGGTCCGGGATGGTCTTCAAGGTATGGTGGATCAGGTGGACGATGACTTCGGTATCAGTCTGCGAAGTGAAGACGTAGCCAAGGCCCTTCAGCTCTTCGCGCAGTTCTTCATGGTTCTCGATGATGCCGTTGTGCACCACGGCCACTTCATTGTTCGAGAAGTGCGGGTGGGCATTGCCCTCGGTCGGCGCACCGTGGGTAGCCCAGCGGGTGTGGGCGATGCCCAGTTGACCAGACAGCGGCTCGGCGGCAACCGCGGCCTCCAGTTCGCTGACCTTGCCGATACGGCGGCGGCGCTGCAGTTCACCACTCGAAGTGAGGACGGCCAGACCGGCGCTGTCGTACCCGCGGTACTCAAGACGCTTGAGGCCTTCGATCAGGATGGCTGTGATGTTGCGCTCGGCGACGGCACCAACGATTCCACACATGGTTTATTGCTCCTGGCTGATCGCGGCGCAGATCAGGTTGACGCCGCGGGCTTGAATTTGTTCGCGTGCCGCTGCGGGCAGGCGTTCGTCAGTAATAAGGGTGTGCACGCTGCCCCAGGGCAGCTCGAGGTTGGGGATCTTGCGCCCGACCTTGTCCGACTCGACCATCACGATCACTTCACGGGCAACTTCGGCCATGACCCGGCTCAGCCCGAGCAACTCGTTGAACGTGGTGGTACCGCGGCCGAGATCGATGCCGTCGGCACCGATGAACAACTGGTCGAAATCGTAGGAACGCAATACCTGCTCGGCCACCTGGCCCTGGAACGATTCGGAATGGGGGTCCCAGGTTCCGCCTGTCATCAGCAGCACCGGTTCGTGTTCGAGGTCGCAGATGGCACGGGCGACGTTCAGCGAATTGGTCATCACCACCAGCCCAGGCTGGCGCCCCAGTTCGGGGATCATGGCTGCAGTGGTGCTGCCGCTGTCGATGATGATCCGCGCATGTTCGCGAATGCGCGCGACGGCAGCACGTGCAATTGCCTTTTTATAGGAAGACACAGGCTGGGCAGGTTCACCGAGCAGCTCTTGCGGCACCGGAACTGCGCCACCGTAGCGGCGTAGTAGCAGACCGTTGGCCTCTAGGGCCGCAAGGTCCTTGCGGATGGTAACTTCCGAGGTGGCGAAACGCTTGGCCAACGCGTCTACACTCACCTCGCCCTGCTCGCTGAGCAATGCCAGGATGTTATGCCGCCGCTGGGGAGTATTTCGTTTCGACATGAGCGTTTAAGTTTCGATTCGAAAGATAATGACGGCAATCAAAACCTAAGATGAGCGCTTCGTCAAGTTGTCGCTGCCCTGTGGATAGTTTTTCTCTACACTGACGCGGCCTCTGTAGGAGCGACCTTGTGTCGCGAAGGGCCGCAGCGCGGCCCCAGGGTTTTCGAGGTAACAAAAAATTGCCGGGGCTGCGTTGCAGCCCATCGCGACGCAAGGCCGCTCCCACAGGGCTGCGATATATAAAAAGCCGACTTATTCACATAAGTCGGCTTTCGATCGAAACTGCTGTGTACAATTCAGCTTTTCTTGATCTTCTCTGGTCGCTTCCAGCCCGCGATGTTGCGCTGACGTGCCCGGGCCACCGCCAGGTCGCCAGCCTCAACGGTCTGGGTGATGGTCGAACCGGCTGCAGTAGTCGCGCCCGCCTGGATTTCCACAGGTGCGACCAGCGAGTTGTTCGAGCCGATGAAGACGTCTTCGCCCATCACGGTCTTGAACTTGTTGGCGCCGTCGTAATTGCAGGTGATAGTGCCGGCACCGATGTTGGTACGCGCGCCGATTTCGGCATCGCCCAGGTAGGTCAGGTGCCCGGCCTTGGCCCCTTCGCCCAAATGGGCGTTTTTCAGTTCGACGAAGTTACCCACATGAGCCTTGGCCTCCAGCACGCTGCCCGGGCGCAGGCGGGCGAACGGGCCGGCATCGCTGCCCTCACCCATCACGGCGCCTTCAAGGTGGCTATTGGCCTTGACCACCGCGCCTTTGCGCAGGGTAGTATTCTTGATCACGCAGTTCGGGCCGATCTGGACGTCATCCTCGATGACGACCTTGCCTTCAAGAATCACGTTGATGTCGATCAGCACGTCGCGGCCGACGGTCACTTCACCGCGAACATCGAAGCGTGCCGGGTCGCGCAGGGTCACGCCCTGAGCCATCAGGCGGCGACCTTCGCGCAGCTGGTAGTGACGTTCCAGTTCGGACAGCTGGCGACGGTCATTGGCGCCTTGCACTTCCATCGGGTCGTGCGGCTGTTCAGTAGCCACCACCAGGCCATCGGCCACTGCCATGGCGATGACATCGGTCAGGTAGTACTCGCCCTGGGCATTGTTGTTCGACAGACGCCCCATCCAGTCCGCCAGCCGGTCGGCCGGCAGGGCCAGAATGCCGGTGTTGCCTTCCTTGATCGCTTTCTGCGCATCGTTGGCGTCCTTGTGCTCAACGATAGCGGTTACCTTGCCCTGCTCGTCCCGCACAATACGGCCATAGCCGGTCGGGTCGTCGAGGGTTACCGTAAGCAGGCCCAGCTGCTGGGGATTGGCCTTGGCCAGCAGGCGTTGCAGGGTTTCCACCTCGATCAGGGGCACGTCGCCATATAGCACCAGCACGGTGTCGGCAGTCAGGGCCGGTAATGCCTGGGCAACCGCGTGGCCGGTGCCCAGCTGCTTGTCCTGCATGACGAAGTTCAGGTCGTCAGCGGCCAGGCGCTCGCGTACCAGCTCGGCTCCATGGCCAATGACCACGTGGATACCTTGCGGCTGAAGCTGGCGCGCGCTGTGGATAACATGGCCGAGCATGGAGTTGCCGGCTACCGGGTGCAGCACCTTGGGCAGCGCCGAGCGCATGCGGGTGCCTTGGCCGGCAGCAAGAATAACGATATCGAGTGACATTACTGGCTACCAATCCTGGGCGGTCAGTGGAATGACCGGTTTTAGGGTTTACAAAAAAGAAAAAGGGTAGCCGATGGCTACCCTTGTTCTCAATCTACATGAAGCCTGCGGAATTAACCGCCGAACTTCTTGCGGATCTGCTGGACGGTACGCAGCTGGGCTGCGGCCTCGGCCAGACGTGCGGATGCGGCACTGTAGTCGAAATCCGCGCCTTTCTCATGCAGGGCCTTCTCAGCTGCCTTGACGGCATCCTGAGCGGAGGCTTCGTCCAGGTCGGCTGCACGTTGCACGGTATCGGCGAGTACCTTGACCATGTTCGGCTGCACTTCCAGGAAGCCACCGGAGATGTAGAACACCTCGCGCTCGCCGCCCTGCTTGGTCAGCGTGATCGGACCTGGCTTCAGATTGGTGATCAGCGGCGCGTGGCCTGGAGCGATACCCAGATCGCCCAGGTTGCCGTGCGCAACCACCATCTCGACCAGACCGGAGAAGATTTCTCCTTCCGCGCTGACGATATCGCAATGGACTGTCATAGCCATCTGCTTGCCTCAACCTGATTAGCGCCCCTTTCGGGGCGCCGGGATTACAGTTTCTTGGCTTTCTCGATCGCTTCGTCGATGCTGCCGACCATGTAGAACGCTTGTTCTGGCAGGTGGTCGTAGTCACCTTTGAGGATGCCGCTGAAGCCAGCGATGGTGTCTTTCAGGGAAACGTACTTGCCTGGCGAACCGGTGAAGACTTCGGCCACGAAGAACGGCTGCGACAGGAAGCGCTGGATCTTACGAGCGCGGGCTACCAGTTGCTTGTCGGCTTCGGACAGTTCGTCCATACCCAGGATCGCAATGATGTCTTTCAGCTCTTTGTAGCGCTGCAGAACATACTGAACCTGGCGGGCAGTTTCGTAGTGCTCGTTGCCGATCACGTTCGGGTCCAGCTGGCGCGAAGTCGAGTCCAGTGGGTCAACCGCCGGGTAGATACCCAGGGAAGCGATGTCACGGGACAGAACGACGGTGGCGTCGAGGTGGGCGAAGGTGGTGGCTGGCGACGGGTCGGTCAGGTCGTCCGCAGGTACGTATACGGCCTGGATCGAGGTGATCGAACCTTCTTTGGTCGAAGTAATACGCTCTTGCAGAACGCCCATCTCTTCGGCCAGGGTCGGCTGGTAACCTACTGCGGAAGGCATACGGCCCAGCAGTGCGGATACTTCGGTACC harbors:
- a CDS encoding DUF1826 domain-containing protein, whose protein sequence is MIPVRKSVDIFQAFGETPQVLTDVLQDGVNLAVWRRRLPAQLEDFAALAVSLGLCLADQRVIDVDEQHMPVLPELLRETADLHGYEAFVADVNWLVAAYTCLVGARRVGLRLRVLAGALCPRLPVGKVPLRLLSTHPGPGTEWVPRQASEGLDLPTAQPPVDNIQRLQPGDVALLKGEKWQGNEGAGLVHRSPPGQQGRLLLSLDWLA
- the zigA gene encoding zinc metallochaperone GTPase ZigA gives rise to the protein MSNRLPVTVLSGFLGAGKSTLLNHVLRNRDNLRVAVIVNDMSEINIDASEVQRNVSLNRAEEKLVEMSNGCICCTLREDLLEEVARLAGEGRFDYLLIESTGISEPLPVAETFTFRDEQGRSLSDMARLDTMVTVVDGLNFMRDYQAADSLASRGETLGEEDERSISDLLIEQVEFADVLLLSKIDLISQHQREELMAILRSLNARAQIIPMIMGQVPLARILDTGLFDFDQAAQAPGWLQELRGEHVPETEEYGIAATTWQARRPLHPQRFFDFIHTPWSNGRLLRSKGFFWLASKFQEAGSWSQAGGMMRHGLAGRWWRFVPREQWPQDVDNTAAILDHWTAESGDCRQELVFIGQNIDFAELSTALDACLLTDEEMALGPMGWLRLPDPFGPWQEEVAA
- a CDS encoding glutamine synthetase, giving the protein MKLLRASVLLLLALPTTSLLALPQGGSLALCTRSATLLACQDGKGSFYSVRSEGSVFYLRGYDSDSRRLWAQTNSRYGTLTFFTGLASDGEAWVGYSRRIGWTTVNRVSSSSGQRFNLHCSLVAGCR
- the folE2 gene encoding GTP cyclohydrolase FolE2, with product MTQLKLPDIATQTQEYALPLDWVGMCGIALPVHFEGHRTAATVDAGVSLVDGSSRGIHMSRLYLALEALEHQPLTTLAIRQLLSGFLNSHEGLSAAAYLRLRFEHLLKRPALVSPLHGWKAYPVTVDARIEEEMFHVELSVSIPYSSTCPCSAALARQLIQHQFQADFPTTPVDKAAVLQWLGSAGGIVATPHSQRSNAHIQVRLRSGQQQLPITELIDRMEASLGTAVQTAVKRADEQAFALANGQNLMFCEDAARRLHKALRQVEWSTAFKLRVEHGESLHAHDAVASSQWQWDISYAA
- a CDS encoding DUF3617 domain-containing protein, which produces MKIRLPLLALALAMSSPLVHAQMLQPGLWELTTSNMQVDGKPLPDMEFMLGQLKNLPPEQRAMMEGVLAKQGVTVGGKGVRSCLTPEQVATNDIPLQDPKSGCTQKITDRTGNVWKFQFSCPRAQGTGQATFLSDREFTTQVNGTFNASGVQQQGSMNTRAVWLGSDCGSVKPRS
- the cls gene encoding cardiolipin synthase, producing the protein MDYHSPYFFGYLLGLIHLLGIVAALHALFTVRTAQGAIAWAMPLFFIPYLTLIPYLVFGARSFYAYIKARRQANQEMHVAMANLNWRPWVEEALTARESESYAALRAMPKLGRMPCLANNQVKLLIDGKATFDAIFTAIENARDVVLVQFFIIHDDSLGNALQQLLLRKAAEGVQIFVLYDRVGSHALPASYSQVLREGGVQIHAFATRRGWFNRFQVNFRNHRKIVVVDGLLGFVGGHNVGDEYLGEHPQLSPWRDTHVQITGPVLACLQESFAEDWYWATRQLPPLILPDAYPDDGVLCQALASGPADPQETCSLFFIEAIHSASRRVWITSPYFIPDEAVFAALRLAVLRGVDVRVLIPSRPDHRIVYAASSLFAFEAVRAGVRMFRYQPGFLHQKVVLVDDEISAIGSANLDNRSFRLNFEITLLTVDRSFADQVESMLINDFEQAREITAEDSRDTHRLQQLGMRIARLISPIL